One Elaeis guineensis isolate ETL-2024a chromosome 10, EG11, whole genome shotgun sequence genomic window carries:
- the LOC105052904 gene encoding NAC domain-containing protein 17, which produces MGAAPECRRPTGRSGCDDGIEDEGAVGAALGNPKCWPPGFRFHPTDEELVLYYLKRKVCRRRLRLPMIGDVDVYKCEPWELPEKSVLKSGDKQWYFFSPRDRKYPNGSRSNRTTKHGYWKTTGKDRTISQNSKAVGNKKTLVYHRGRAPRGERTDWVMHEYTLDEQLLMSCNKVQDCYALYKVFRKSGPGPKNGEQYGAPFREEEWEDDGENDSSRNQNSKECTASEHPDSATSTGMLGDEGSRLPMDDLEDFLLQLSNEQDIIPQPSKHSAYVSEIDAEAEVGSHTEVPCLVDANFTEQNFNWCELSGEEPNSEITMPDPACMQPVKDRVITSISTCSDQDQFRDDEEFLEIKDFNDPESVEWRVDDVSNKDIVHDTGGLYDSYDYFDAPMYLAEEFEPLDGAGQNPYFYEDQASHITSELWTFEQDFGVATAAESNDVIIAPPASGVVYASTPSNPGENTQGQISPFGGASDSWFSSALSSLLDSVPSSPALASENALISRALQRVSSFRAGPIGAQEPNGTTGGGTLASGRQRESHNGGFLFISFLVGLVAIFWVLTIGAALKIFKGLWGKFISS; this is translated from the exons ATGGGAGCGGCGCCGGAGTGCCGACGGCCGACGGGGAGGAGCGGCTGCGACGACGGCATCGAGGACGAGGGCGCTGTGGGGGCGGCGCTGGGGAACCCCAAGTGTTGGCCGCCGGGTTTCCGCTTCCACCCGACGGACGAGGAGCTGGTGCTCTACTACCTCAAGCGCAAGGTCTGCCGCCGCCGCCTCCGCCTCCCCATGATCGGTGACGTCGACGTCTACAAGTGCGAGCCTTGGGAGCTCCCTG AGAAATCAGTGTTGAAGAGTGGTGACAAGCAGTGGTACTTCTTCAGTCCTAGAGACAGGAAGTACCCTAATGGATCGAGATCCAATCGAACTACCAAGCATGGCTACTGGAAGACCACAGGAAAGGACCGGACAATCTCTCAAAACTCAAAGGCTGTGGGTAACAAGAAAACCCTTGTCTACCACCGTGGCCGTGCTCCTAGAGGAGAACGCACCGATTGGGTCATGCATGAGTATACCTTGGATGAGCAGCTGCTGATGAGCTGCAACAAGGTGCAG GATTGTTATGCTCTTTATAAGGTCTTTAGGAAGAGTGGACCTGGTCCGAAGAATGGGGAACAGTATGGTGCACCTTTCAGAGAAGAGGAGTGGGAAGATGATGGCGAAAATGATAGCTCTAGAAACCAGAACAGCAAGGAATGCACAGCATCTGAACATCCTGATAGTGCCACCTCCACCGGCATGCTAGGTGATGAGGGGAGCAGACTTCCAATGGACGACCTTGAGGACTTTTTGCTGCAATTGTCTAATGAACAAGACATAATTCCACAACCTTCCAAACATTCTGCTTATGTTTCGGAG ATTGATGCTGAAGCAGAAGTTGGAAGCCATACCGAGGTGCCATGTCTTGTAGATGCTAATTTTACTGAACAGAATTTCAACTGGTGTGAGCTGAGCGGCGAGGAGCCAAACTCTGAGATTACCATGCCAGATCCAGCTTGCATGCAGCCTGTCAAGGATCGTGTGATAACATCTATTTCCACTTGTTCTGATCAGGACCAATTCAGGGATGATGAAGAGTTCTTGGAGATCAAAGATTTCAATGACCCAGAGTCTGTAGAGTGGAGAGTAGATGATGTCAGCAACAAGGACATCGTTCATGACACTGGTGGATTATATGATTCTTATGATTATTTTGATGCCCCGATGTATTTAGCTGAAGAATTCGAGCCTCTTGATGGAGCAGGCCAGAATCCATATTTCTACGAAGACCAAGCATCTCATATCACCAGTGAGCTCTGGACATTTGAGCAGGATTTCGGTGTGGCAACTGCTGCAGAGTCAAATGATGTTATTATTGCACCACCAGCATCAG GTGTTGTATATGCTAGCACTCCATCAAATCCTGGGGAGAACACCCAGGGGCAAATTAGTCCTTTTGGAGGTGCTTCAGACTCATGGTTCAGTTCGGCACTGTCATCTTTGTTAGATTCTGTACCAAGCAGTCCTGCACTAGCCTCAGAGAATGCTTTAATAAGTAGAGCACTTCAACGTGTTTCAAGCTTCAGAGCAGGGCCGATTGGAGCTCAAGAACCAAATGGGACAACAGGTGGAGGCACTTTGGCTTCTGGGAGGCAGAGAGAGAGCCACAATGGTGGGTTCCTGTTTATCTCATTCCTGGTTGGACTTGTTGCTATCTTTTGGGTGTTGACAATTGGAGCTGCATTAAAAATTTTCAAGGGTTTGTGGGGCAAGTTCATATCGTCATAG
- the LOC109506354 gene encoding uncharacterized protein yields MSVPKQKELVTEQALYDVGLNSVPRLGIHAAKKRTASKVGPLRPPKRHQAPVLAGISTLAVKPDVPPVSGFKPILALSAPAMLPVAPFEKRVVRETTEATSVVLPSEEVRVESSSSFPSLSNIGPPTRDRGKALVASTDEVASEGHAVHFDLQVPEGESALVNSVLVKRLCQATLLLVDREHRRKRSVVEMFSSFYPTIIGLIHDMSDLEAGYTKLADIRSAWKNMVAAADVEKAVVLEQLKSAAEREAKLKEEVFQLIDAFISSGAELKSAHGTISALDVQVKSKRHSLHRLRRERDGCIEELKAERRHHRANLERLALAEEELSSAQADTDLAKAEAESAKEALDRAVKDF; encoded by the exons atgtcgGTCCCGAAACAGAAAGAGCTTGTAACTGAACAGGCACTTTATGACGTCGGCCTTAATTCAGTTCCTCGCCTAGGTATA CATGCTGCCAAGAAGAGGACAGCATCTAAGGTCGGGCCTTTGCGCCCGCCGAAGAGGCATCAGGCACCAGTTCTGGCCGGCATTTCAACGTTGGCTGTGAAACCCGACGTCCCACCAGTATCGGGTTTCAAACCTATCTTGGCGCTGTCGGCTCCGGCAATGCTTCCTGTTGCACCGTTCGAGAAGAGGGTGGTAAGGGAGACCACTGAAGCAACATCGGTGGTCCTGCCATCCGAGGAGGTTCGGGTCGAG TCGAGCTCGAGCTTCCCCTCGCTCTCGAACATAGGGCCGCCGACAAGAGATCGAGGGAAAGCTTTGGTGGCATCGACGGATGAAGTCGCCTCAGAGGGCCATGCGGTGCACTTCGACCTCCAAGTGCCCGAGGGTGAATCAGCTTTGGTCAATTCTGTATTGGTCAAGCGATTGTGTCAGGCGACCCTTCTTCTGGTTGATCGGGAGCATCGGAGGAAACGGTCGGTGGTCGAGATGTTCTCATCCTTTTACCCGACAATCATCGGG TTGATCCACGACATGTCCGATCTGGAGGCTGGCTATACAAAGCTCGCCGACATTCGGAGTGCGTGGAAGAATATGGTGGCGGCCGCTGATGTCGAAAAGGCGGTCGTGCTTGAACAACTCAAGTCGGCAGCGGAGCGGGAAGCTAAACTTAAGGAGGAGGTTTTCCAACTTATCGATGCCTTTATATCCTCGGGGGCCGAACTTAAATCGGCTCACGGGACTATTTCGGCTCTTGATGTGCAGGTCAAGAGCAAGAGGCATTCTCTCCATCGGCTTCGACGAGAGCGAGATGGGTGCATTGAAGAACTCAAAGCCGAACGTAGGCATCATCGGGCCAACCTGGAAAGGTTGGCACTAGCCGAAGAAGAATTGTCATCTGCTCAAGCCGATACTGATTTGGCAAAGGCAGAAGCAGAGTCGGCAAAAGAAGCACTGGATCGGGCAGTCAAAGATTTTTGA